A window from Streptomyces subrutilus encodes these proteins:
- a CDS encoding 3-hydroxyacyl-CoA dehydrogenase family protein, with translation MDRPSSQSSLQTIAVVGLGTMGSGIAELLARAGHEVVGIDVSESAARRASDSLGAATARSVTRGLLTEQERAGVLARLRTFGDLAAAADADLVIEVVPESYELKQRVLRELDAVVRPDAILATGTNALSVTRLAAESRHPERVLGLHFFNPAPAMRLVEVVSSVLTAPPAVEAVTALARALGKEPVAVGDRPGFVADGLLFGYLNQAAAMYESKYASREDIDAAMRLGCGLPMGPLALLDLIGVDTARTVLEAMYASSGDRLHAPAPVLGHLAEAGLTGQKAGRGFYTYEAPGSSAVVRDAQTPADGDAAGAGRPVASVGVAGSGTMASGIAQVFAQSGFDVVLAARSREKADAAKAAIATSLGRAVAKGRLTQEAAGQTLERITPAGSLDAFAGVDLAVEAVAEDLAVKQELFAALDKACKPGAVLATTTSSLPVIAVARATSRPQDVVGMHFFNPAPAMKLVEVVRTVLTADDVHATVRGICGRVRKHPVDCGDRAGFIVNALLFPYLNNAVKMVEQHYATLDQIDAAMKLGGGYPMGPFELLDVVGLDVSLAIEKVLHQEFRDPGLAPSPLLEHLVAAGCLGRKTGRGFREHARR, from the coding sequence ATGGACCGTCCGTCCAGTCAGTCCTCCCTCCAGACCATCGCCGTCGTCGGCCTCGGCACGATGGGCTCGGGCATCGCCGAGCTCCTCGCGCGGGCCGGCCACGAGGTCGTCGGCATCGACGTCAGCGAGTCCGCCGCCCGGCGGGCGTCGGACTCCCTCGGCGCGGCCACCGCCCGCTCCGTGACCCGCGGCCTGCTCACCGAGCAGGAGCGGGCGGGCGTCCTGGCCCGCCTGCGCACCTTCGGCGACCTGGCCGCCGCGGCCGACGCCGACCTCGTCATCGAGGTGGTGCCGGAGTCCTACGAGCTCAAGCAGCGGGTCCTGCGCGAACTCGACGCGGTCGTGCGGCCCGACGCCATCCTGGCCACCGGCACCAACGCCCTGTCCGTGACCCGGCTCGCCGCCGAGTCCCGGCACCCCGAGCGCGTGCTGGGCCTGCACTTCTTCAACCCGGCCCCGGCGATGAGGCTGGTCGAGGTCGTCTCCTCGGTGCTGACCGCCCCGCCGGCCGTCGAGGCGGTCACCGCGCTGGCCCGCGCGCTGGGCAAGGAGCCGGTCGCGGTCGGCGACCGCCCCGGTTTCGTCGCCGACGGGCTGCTCTTCGGCTACCTCAACCAGGCCGCCGCCATGTACGAGTCGAAGTACGCCTCCCGCGAGGACATCGACGCGGCGATGCGGCTCGGCTGCGGGCTGCCCATGGGCCCGCTGGCACTGCTGGACCTGATCGGCGTGGACACGGCCCGCACGGTCCTGGAGGCCATGTACGCCTCCTCCGGCGACCGGCTGCACGCCCCCGCCCCGGTCCTGGGCCACCTCGCCGAGGCCGGCCTGACCGGCCAGAAGGCAGGGCGCGGCTTCTACACGTACGAGGCGCCGGGGAGCTCCGCGGTCGTCCGCGACGCGCAGACCCCGGCGGACGGGGACGCGGCGGGTGCGGGCCGTCCCGTGGCCTCGGTCGGCGTGGCCGGCTCGGGCACGATGGCGAGCGGGATCGCGCAGGTCTTCGCCCAGTCCGGCTTCGACGTGGTGCTGGCCGCCCGCAGCCGGGAGAAGGCCGACGCCGCCAAGGCCGCGATCGCCACGTCCCTGGGGCGGGCCGTGGCCAAGGGCCGGCTGACGCAGGAGGCGGCCGGGCAGACCCTGGAGCGGATCACCCCGGCCGGCTCGCTGGACGCCTTCGCCGGCGTGGACCTGGCCGTGGAGGCGGTCGCCGAGGACCTGGCGGTCAAGCAGGAGCTGTTCGCGGCCCTGGACAAGGCCTGCAAGCCGGGGGCGGTGCTGGCCACGACCACCTCCTCGCTGCCGGTGATCGCGGTGGCCCGGGCGACCTCGCGCCCCCAGGACGTGGTCGGGATGCACTTCTTCAACCCGGCCCCGGCGATGAAGCTGGTCGAGGTGGTGCGCACGGTGCTGACCGCCGACGACGTGCACGCGACGGTGCGCGGGATCTGCGGCCGGGTGCGCAAGCACCCGGTGGACTGCGGGGACCGGGCCGGGTTCATCGTGAACGCGCTGCTGTTCCCGTACCTGAACAACGCCGTCAAGATGGTCGAGCAGCACTACGCCACCCTCGATCAGATCGACGCCGCGATGAAGCTGGGCGGCGGCTACCCGATGGGGCCCTTCGAGCTCCTCGACGTGGTCGGCTTGGACGTCTCGCTGGCCATCGAGAAGGTCCTCCACCAGGAGTTCCGCGATCCGGGGCTGGCCCCGTCCCCGCTGCTGGAGCACCTGGTGGCGGCGGGCTGCCTGGGCCGGAAGACCGGCCGCGGTTTCCGTGAGCACGCCCGCCGGTAA
- a CDS encoding TetR family transcriptional regulator yields the protein MKYVRSMSQPAKTSPRASSASDAPEGAAGGKAAAQRLKMRRELAAAAMELFATKGYEATTVDEIAATAGVARRTFFRHFRSKEEAIFPDHDDTLTRAEAVLDVAPAHEHPLDTVCRGIKEVMKMYAASPAVSVERYRLTREVPALREREIASVARYERLFTRYLLAHFDEHEQHDGNDDPLLAEVAASAVVTAHNHVLRRWLRAGGQGDVEGQLDHAFSIVRKTFGSGIGAGRTQAPAAAPAAVRTRGEVLVAVARTDAPLDEVMRTIEEALRSRS from the coding sequence ATGAAGTACGTTCGCTCTATGTCCCAGCCCGCCAAGACCTCTCCCCGCGCCTCCTCGGCCTCCGACGCCCCCGAAGGCGCGGCCGGCGGCAAGGCGGCCGCCCAGCGCCTGAAGATGCGCCGCGAGCTCGCCGCGGCGGCGATGGAGCTGTTCGCGACCAAGGGGTACGAGGCGACGACGGTCGACGAGATCGCCGCGACCGCGGGGGTGGCGCGGCGGACCTTCTTCCGCCACTTCCGGTCCAAGGAGGAGGCGATCTTCCCGGACCACGACGACACCCTGACCCGCGCCGAGGCCGTCCTCGACGTGGCCCCGGCGCACGAGCACCCGCTCGACACGGTGTGCCGGGGGATCAAGGAGGTCATGAAGATGTACGCCGCCTCCCCCGCGGTGTCGGTGGAGCGCTACCGGCTGACCCGGGAGGTGCCGGCGCTGCGGGAGCGGGAGATCGCCTCGGTCGCGCGGTACGAGCGGCTGTTCACCCGCTACCTGCTGGCCCACTTCGACGAGCACGAGCAGCACGACGGGAACGACGACCCGCTGCTGGCCGAGGTGGCGGCCTCGGCGGTGGTGACCGCCCACAACCACGTGCTGCGGCGCTGGCTGCGGGCCGGCGGCCAGGGGGACGTGGAGGGCCAGCTCGACCACGCCTTCTCGATCGTCCGCAAGACCTTCGGGTCGGGCATCGGCGCGGGCCGCACCCAGGCCCCGGCCGCCGCTCCGGCGGCGGTCCGCACGCGGGGCGAGGTGCTCGTGGCGGTGGCCCGGACGGACGCGCCGCTGGACGAGGTCATGCGGACCATCGAAGAGGCCCTCAGAAGCAGGTCCTGA
- the ccrA gene encoding crotonyl-CoA carboxylase/reductase, with product MKDILDAIQSQAATAADFAALPLPDSYRAVTVHKDEAEMFAGLTTREKDPRKSLHLDRVPVPELGPGEALVAVMASSVNYNSVWTSIFEPVSTFSFLERYGRLSELTRRHDLPYHVIGSDLAGVVLRTGPGVNAWRPGDEVVAHCLSVELESSDGHNDTMLDPEQRIWGFETNFGGLAEIALVKSNQLMPKPDHLSWEEAASPGLVNSTAYRQLVSRNGAGMKQGDNVLIWGASGGLGSYATQFALAGGANPICVVSSAQKADICRAMGATAIIDRSAEGYRFWKDEHTQDPKEWKRFGKRIRELTGGEDIDIVFEHPGRETFGASVYVTRKGGTITTCASTSGYMHEYDNRYLWMSLKRIIGSHFANYREAWEANRLVSKGRIHPTLSKVYSLEETGQAAYDVHRNLHQGKVGVLALAPEEGLGVRDHELRATHLEAINRFRNV from the coding sequence GTGAAGGACATCCTGGACGCGATCCAGTCGCAGGCCGCAACGGCCGCCGACTTCGCGGCCCTGCCGCTCCCCGACTCGTACCGCGCGGTCACCGTGCACAAGGACGAGGCGGAGATGTTCGCCGGGCTCACCACACGCGAGAAGGACCCCCGCAAGTCCCTGCACCTGGACCGGGTCCCGGTGCCGGAACTCGGCCCGGGCGAGGCCCTGGTGGCCGTCATGGCCTCCTCCGTGAACTACAACTCCGTGTGGACCTCGATCTTCGAGCCGGTGTCCACCTTCAGCTTCCTGGAGCGCTACGGGCGCCTGTCGGAGCTCACCCGGCGCCACGACCTCCCGTACCACGTCATCGGCTCCGACCTGGCCGGCGTCGTCCTGCGCACCGGCCCCGGCGTGAACGCCTGGCGGCCCGGCGACGAGGTCGTCGCGCACTGCCTGTCGGTCGAGCTGGAGTCCTCCGACGGCCACAACGACACGATGCTCGACCCCGAGCAGCGCATCTGGGGCTTCGAGACCAACTTCGGCGGGCTCGCCGAGATCGCCCTCGTCAAGTCCAACCAGCTGATGCCCAAGCCCGACCACCTCAGCTGGGAGGAGGCCGCCTCGCCCGGCCTGGTCAACTCCACCGCCTACCGCCAGCTCGTCTCCCGCAACGGCGCCGGCATGAAGCAGGGCGACAACGTCCTGATCTGGGGCGCGAGCGGCGGCCTGGGCTCGTACGCGACCCAGTTCGCGCTGGCCGGCGGCGCCAACCCGATCTGCGTCGTCTCCAGCGCCCAGAAGGCGGACATCTGCCGTGCGATGGGCGCGACCGCGATCATCGACCGCAGTGCCGAGGGCTACCGCTTCTGGAAGGACGAGCACACCCAGGACCCGAAGGAGTGGAAGCGCTTCGGCAAGCGCATCCGCGAGCTGACCGGCGGCGAGGACATCGACATCGTCTTCGAGCACCCGGGCCGCGAGACCTTCGGCGCCTCCGTGTACGTCACCCGCAAGGGCGGCACCATCACCACCTGCGCCTCGACCTCGGGCTACATGCACGAGTACGACAACCGGTACCTGTGGATGTCGCTCAAGCGGATCATCGGCTCGCACTTCGCCAACTACCGCGAGGCGTGGGAGGCCAACCGGCTGGTCTCGAAGGGCAGGATCCACCCCACCCTGTCGAAGGTCTACTCCCTGGAGGAGACCGGCCAGGCCGCCTACGACGTCCACCGCAACCTCCACCAGGGCAAGGTCGGCGTCCTCGCGCTGGCCCCCGAGGAGGGCCTGGGCGTGCGCGACCACGAACTGCGCGCGACGCACCTCGAAGCCATCAACCGCTTCCGAAACGTCTGA
- a CDS encoding protein meaA yields the protein MTERQKDRPWLMRTYAGHSTAEASNELYRRNLAKGQTGLSVAFDLPTQTGYDPDHVLARGEVGRVGVPVSHLGDMRRLFQDIPLEQMNTSMTINATAMWLLALYQVAAEEQGADVSLLQGTTQNDIVKEYLSRGTHVFPPGPSLRLTTDMIAYTVNHMPKWNPINICSYHLQEAGATPVQEISYAMSTAIAVLDSVRDSGQVPEERFGEVVARISFFVNAGVRFIEEMCKMRAFGRIWDRVTRERYGIENEKQRRFRYGVQVNSLGLTEAQPENNVQRIVLEMLAVTLSKDARARAVQLPAWNEALGLPRPWDQQWSLRIQQVLAHESDLLEYEDIFAGSHVVEAKVDSLVAECLAEIDRIEEMGGAMAAVESGYLKSRLVSSHAERRARIEAGEDKIVGVNCFEQTEDNPLTADLDGAIMTVDGAVEARIVERITAWRAERQESSDRQGGGDPFVFPTVGQALDRLKEAAAGTENLMEATLECARAGVTTGEWSTALREVFGEFRAPTGVSSAPVAVTAEAGTPMALVRAKVSRTAEDLGAGRLRLLVGKPGLDGHSNGAEQIAVRARDAGFEVVYQGIRLTPEEISSAALAEDVHCVGLSILSGSHSALVPDVLERLRAAGAGDVPVIVGGIIPNADAVTLKAAGVAAVFTPKDFGITEIIGRIVDEIRKANKLDPLEVPA from the coding sequence ATGACAGAGCGCCAGAAGGACCGTCCATGGCTCATGCGGACGTACGCCGGCCACTCCACGGCCGAGGCGTCCAACGAGCTGTACCGCCGCAACCTCGCCAAGGGCCAGACCGGCCTGTCGGTCGCGTTCGACCTGCCGACGCAGACCGGCTACGACCCCGACCACGTCCTCGCCCGCGGCGAGGTGGGCCGGGTCGGCGTCCCGGTCTCCCACCTGGGCGACATGCGGCGGCTGTTCCAGGACATCCCCCTGGAGCAGATGAACACCTCGATGACGATCAACGCCACCGCCATGTGGCTGCTGGCGCTCTACCAGGTGGCCGCCGAGGAGCAGGGGGCGGACGTCTCCCTGCTCCAGGGCACCACCCAGAACGACATCGTCAAGGAGTACCTCTCGCGCGGGACGCACGTCTTCCCGCCCGGGCCGTCCCTCCGCCTGACGACCGACATGATCGCGTACACGGTCAACCACATGCCGAAGTGGAACCCGATCAACATCTGCAGCTACCACCTGCAGGAGGCGGGCGCCACCCCGGTCCAGGAGATCTCGTACGCCATGTCCACGGCCATCGCCGTACTGGACTCGGTCCGCGACTCGGGCCAGGTCCCCGAGGAGCGGTTCGGCGAGGTCGTCGCCCGGATCTCGTTCTTCGTGAACGCGGGCGTGCGCTTCATCGAGGAGATGTGCAAGATGCGCGCCTTCGGCCGCATCTGGGACCGGGTCACCCGCGAGCGCTACGGCATCGAGAACGAGAAGCAGCGCCGCTTCCGGTACGGCGTCCAGGTCAACTCCCTCGGCCTGACCGAGGCCCAGCCGGAGAACAACGTCCAGCGCATCGTCCTGGAGATGCTGGCCGTCACCCTCTCCAAGGACGCCCGCGCCCGCGCCGTGCAGCTGCCCGCCTGGAACGAGGCGCTGGGCCTGCCCCGGCCCTGGGACCAGCAGTGGTCGCTGCGCATCCAGCAGGTCCTGGCGCACGAGAGCGACCTGCTGGAGTACGAGGACATCTTCGCGGGCTCGCACGTCGTCGAGGCCAAGGTGGACTCGCTGGTCGCGGAGTGCCTGGCCGAGATCGACCGGATCGAGGAGATGGGCGGCGCGATGGCGGCCGTCGAGTCCGGCTACCTCAAGTCCCGGCTGGTCTCCTCGCACGCCGAGCGGCGCGCCCGGATCGAGGCCGGCGAGGACAAGATCGTCGGGGTCAACTGCTTCGAGCAGACGGAGGACAACCCGCTCACCGCCGACCTCGACGGGGCGATCATGACGGTGGACGGGGCGGTGGAGGCGCGGATCGTCGAGCGCATCACCGCCTGGCGGGCCGAACGGCAGGAGTCCTCGGACCGGCAGGGCGGCGGCGACCCCTTCGTCTTCCCCACCGTCGGGCAGGCGCTGGACCGCCTCAAGGAGGCCGCCGCCGGCACCGAGAACCTGATGGAGGCCACCCTGGAGTGCGCCCGGGCCGGCGTCACCACCGGCGAGTGGTCGACGGCGCTGCGCGAGGTGTTCGGCGAGTTCCGCGCCCCGACCGGGGTCTCCTCGGCCCCGGTCGCGGTGACCGCCGAGGCGGGCACCCCGATGGCCCTGGTCCGCGCCAAGGTCTCCCGTACGGCCGAGGACCTCGGCGCGGGCCGGCTGCGGCTGCTGGTCGGCAAGCCCGGCCTGGACGGGCACTCCAACGGCGCCGAACAGATCGCCGTCCGGGCCCGTGACGCGGGCTTCGAGGTGGTCTACCAGGGCATCCGGCTGACCCCCGAGGAGATCTCGTCGGCGGCGCTGGCCGAGGACGTGCACTGCGTGGGACTGTCCATCCTGTCCGGCTCGCACAGCGCGCTCGTGCCCGACGTGCTGGAGCGCCTGCGCGCGGCGGGGGCGGGCGACGTCCCCGTCATCGTCGGCGGCATCATTCCGAACGCGGACGCCGTGACGCTCAAGGCGGCCGGAGTCGCCGCCGTCTTCACCCCGAAGGACTTCGGCATCACGGAGATCATCGGCCGTATCGTCGACGAGATCCGGAAAGCGAACAAGCTCGACCCTCTGGAGGTCCCCGCATGA
- a CDS encoding HpcH/HpaI aldolase/citrate lyase family protein, producing MNRLRPRRSCLAVPGSNPRFLEKAQGLPADQVFLDLEDACAPLAKEGARHTIVDALNKGDWTGKTRVVRVNDWTTHWTYRDVITVVEGAGQNLDCIMLPKVQDARQVVALDLLLTQIEKTMGFEVGRIGIEAQIENAKGLVNVDEIAGASPRLETIIFGPADFMASINMKTLVVGMQPPGYGADAYHYILMRILMAARTHDLQAIDGPFLQIRDVDAYREVAGRAAALGFDGKWVLHPGQVDAANEVFSPSQEDYDHAELILDAYDWCTSEAGGKKGSAMLGDEMIDEASRKMALVIAGKGRAAGMRRTTTFEIPEA from the coding sequence GTGAACCGGCTGCGCCCGCGCCGCTCCTGCCTCGCCGTCCCGGGCTCGAACCCGCGCTTCCTGGAGAAGGCCCAGGGCCTGCCGGCCGACCAGGTCTTCCTGGACCTGGAGGACGCCTGCGCGCCGCTCGCCAAGGAGGGCGCCCGCCACACGATCGTGGACGCGCTGAACAAGGGCGACTGGACGGGCAAGACCCGGGTCGTGCGCGTCAACGACTGGACCACCCACTGGACCTACCGCGACGTGATCACGGTCGTGGAGGGCGCCGGCCAGAACCTCGACTGCATCATGCTGCCGAAGGTCCAGGACGCCCGGCAGGTCGTGGCGCTCGACCTGCTGCTGACCCAGATCGAGAAGACCATGGGCTTCGAGGTCGGCAGGATCGGCATCGAGGCGCAGATCGAGAACGCCAAGGGCCTGGTGAACGTCGACGAGATCGCCGGCGCGTCGCCCCGGCTGGAGACGATCATCTTCGGGCCGGCCGACTTCATGGCCTCGATCAACATGAAGACGCTGGTCGTGGGCATGCAGCCGCCCGGCTACGGCGCGGACGCCTACCACTACATCCTGATGCGCATCCTGATGGCGGCCCGCACCCACGACCTCCAGGCCATCGACGGCCCCTTCCTGCAGATCCGCGACGTGGACGCCTACCGCGAGGTCGCGGGCCGCGCGGCGGCGCTGGGCTTCGACGGCAAGTGGGTGCTGCACCCCGGCCAGGTCGACGCGGCGAACGAGGTCTTCTCCCCGTCCCAGGAGGACTACGACCACGCCGAGCTGATCCTCGACGCGTACGACTGGTGCACGTCCGAGGCCGGCGGCAAGAAGGGCTCGGCGATGCTCGGCGACGAGATGATCGACGAGGCCAGCCGCAAGATGGCCCTGGTCATCGCCGGCAAGGGACGCGCCGCGGGCATGCGGCGCACCACCACGTTCGAGATCCCGGAGGCGTAG
- a CDS encoding MaoC family dehydratase: MQFGRTYEEFEVGAVYKHWPGKTVTEYDDHLFCLLTMNHHPLHLDGNYAENTTDFGRNVVVGNYVYSLLLGMSVPDVSGKAIANLEIESLRHVAPTFHGDTLYGETTVLDKTPSKSKNDRGIVYVETRGHKQDGTLVCVFRRKVMVPTETYVKERGGEQPGRPTPKEQGK, from the coding sequence ATGCAGTTCGGACGTACGTACGAGGAATTCGAGGTCGGTGCGGTCTACAAGCACTGGCCCGGGAAGACGGTCACGGAGTACGACGACCACCTCTTCTGCCTGCTGACCATGAACCACCACCCGCTGCACCTGGACGGCAACTACGCCGAGAACACCACCGACTTCGGCAGGAACGTCGTCGTGGGCAACTACGTCTACTCGCTGCTGCTGGGCATGTCCGTCCCGGACGTCTCCGGCAAGGCGATCGCCAACCTGGAGATCGAGTCGCTGCGGCACGTGGCACCGACCTTCCACGGCGACACGCTGTACGGCGAGACCACCGTCCTCGACAAGACCCCGTCGAAGTCGAAGAACGACCGCGGGATCGTGTACGTGGAGACCAGGGGCCACAAGCAGGACGGCACCCTCGTCTGCGTCTTCCGGCGCAAGGTGATGGTCCCGACCGAGACGTACGTCAAGGAGCGCGGCGGCGAGCAGCCCGGCCGGCCCACGCCGAAGGAACAGGGGAAGTAG
- a CDS encoding acyl-CoA dehydrogenase family protein has protein sequence MARLAQTAGLDDVQREILKTVREFVDKEIIPVATRLEHLDEYPQDIVDGLKELGLFGLMIPEEYGGLGQSLLTYALCVEEIARGWMSVSGIINTHFIVAYMLKQHGTQEQKDHFLPRMALGEVRGAFSMSEPGLGSDVSAITSKAVRDGDEYVLNGQKMWLTNGGTSTLVAVLVRSDEGHPEGTAPHKSMTTFLVEKEPGFGEVRPGLTIPGKIDKMGYKGVDTTELIMDGLRIPANRVLGGRTGRGFYQMMDGVEVGRVNVAARGCGVAQRAFELGVSYAQQRHTFGKAIAEHQAIQFKLAEMATKVEAAHAMMVNAARKKDSGERNDLEAGMAKYLASEYCKEVVEDAFRIHGGYGFSKEYEIERLYREAPMLLIGEGTAEIQKMIIGRRLLEEYRLQG, from the coding sequence ATGGCCCGACTCGCCCAGACCGCCGGGCTCGACGACGTCCAGCGGGAGATCCTCAAGACCGTCCGGGAGTTCGTCGACAAGGAGATCATCCCGGTCGCCACCCGGCTGGAGCACCTCGACGAGTACCCGCAGGACATCGTCGACGGGCTCAAGGAGCTCGGCCTCTTCGGCCTGATGATCCCGGAGGAGTACGGCGGCCTGGGCCAGTCGCTCCTCACGTACGCGCTGTGCGTCGAGGAGATAGCGCGCGGCTGGATGTCCGTCTCCGGCATCATCAACACCCACTTCATCGTGGCGTACATGCTCAAGCAGCACGGCACGCAGGAGCAGAAGGACCACTTCCTGCCGCGCATGGCGCTCGGCGAGGTGCGCGGCGCGTTCTCGATGTCGGAGCCGGGGCTGGGCTCGGACGTGTCGGCCATCACGTCGAAGGCGGTGCGGGACGGCGACGAGTACGTCCTGAACGGCCAGAAGATGTGGCTGACGAACGGCGGCACGTCGACCCTGGTGGCCGTCCTGGTCCGCAGTGACGAAGGCCACCCGGAGGGCACCGCCCCGCACAAGTCGATGACGACCTTCCTGGTCGAGAAGGAGCCCGGCTTCGGCGAGGTCCGGCCGGGCCTCACCATCCCGGGCAAGATCGACAAAATGGGCTACAAGGGCGTCGACACGACCGAGCTCATCATGGACGGACTGCGCATTCCGGCCAATCGCGTGCTGGGCGGACGGACGGGCCGAGGGTTTTACCAAATGATGGACGGGGTCGAGGTCGGCCGGGTCAACGTGGCGGCCCGTGGCTGCGGCGTCGCTCAGCGTGCCTTCGAGCTGGGCGTCTCGTATGCCCAGCAACGTCACACTTTCGGCAAGGCCATCGCGGAACACCAGGCCATCCAGTTCAAGCTCGCCGAGATGGCTACCAAGGTCGAAGCCGCCCATGCGATGATGGTCAATGCGGCACGCAAAAAGGACTCCGGGGAACGAAACGACCTCGAAGCGGGGATGGCGAAGTACCTCGCCTCCGAGTACTGCAAGGAGGTGGTGGAGGACGCCTTCCGCATCCACGGTGGATACGGGTTCTCGAAGGAGTACGAGATCGAGCGCCTCTACCGGGAGGCGCCGATGCTGCTGATCGGTGAAGGTACCGCCGAGATCCAGAAAATGATCATCGGGCGACGCCTGCTTGAGGAGTACCGACTCCAGGGCTGA
- a CDS encoding phosphatidylserine decarboxylase, which produces MPHSQTSAPRVGILGGRLARGASPWLLPTVATAALSLTRARKSGRWAAAAVPATALAAGMLWFFRDPEREIAQGRVISPADGVVQSIMPWKDGRTRVAIFMSPLNVHVNRAPLAGTVTSVEHVPGGFVPAFNKESENNERVVWHFDTELGDIEMVQIAGAVARRIVPYLPAGTKVEQGERIGLIRFGSRVDIYLPEGVEVAVEVGQATTAGVTRIDRD; this is translated from the coding sequence ATGCCCCACAGCCAAACCTCTGCACCTCGCGTCGGCATCCTCGGTGGACGTCTCGCACGCGGAGCATCGCCGTGGCTCCTGCCGACCGTCGCCACCGCGGCGCTCAGCCTCACCCGGGCGCGCAAGTCCGGGCGCTGGGCCGCGGCGGCCGTGCCCGCCACCGCGCTCGCCGCGGGCATGCTGTGGTTCTTCCGGGACCCCGAGCGCGAGATCGCCCAGGGCCGGGTCATCTCCCCCGCCGACGGCGTGGTGCAGAGCATCATGCCGTGGAAGGACGGACGGACCCGGGTCGCGATCTTCATGAGCCCGCTGAACGTCCACGTCAACCGCGCTCCCCTCGCGGGAACGGTCACGTCGGTGGAGCACGTGCCCGGCGGGTTCGTGCCGGCGTTCAACAAGGAGAGCGAGAACAACGAGCGCGTCGTCTGGCACTTCGACACCGAGCTCGGCGACATCGAGATGGTGCAGATCGCCGGCGCCGTCGCCCGTCGCATCGTCCCGTACCTGCCGGCCGGCACCAAGGTGGAGCAGGGCGAACGCATCGGTCTGATCCGTTTCGGCTCCCGTGTCGACATCTACCTCCCCGAGGGCGTCGAGGTCGCGGTCGAGGTCGGTCAGGCCACTACCGCGGGGGTGACACGAATTGACCGTGACTGA
- the pssA gene encoding CDP-diacylglycerol--serine O-phosphatidyltransferase — protein MTVTDPETPATGWVPEQADEDSAEDDMPLSLRLSIADTLTLGNATCGFMAVYFTTTGILIPHLTGSGETGMARNSAATAVILMLLAAVFDLFDGIVARKLRSSPMGAELDNLSDLISFGLAPAYFVLVYGMVAVDADQKMSALAAIVVLLAVVLRLARFSCVTMKDGVFQGMPSPFGALTVVSIVLLELPFIPTLLAIIGVAWLMVSRVEYPKPRGVLAVAMLSWIVGAMGLLAAWAFDAPGGQLLLQTGCALQIALAATIPLFATTRKANTFRHNRREARASLR, from the coding sequence TTGACCGTGACTGACCCTGAGACTCCTGCCACGGGCTGGGTGCCCGAGCAGGCCGACGAGGATTCCGCCGAAGACGACATGCCGCTCTCGCTGCGGCTGTCGATAGCGGACACCCTCACCCTCGGCAACGCCACGTGCGGGTTCATGGCGGTGTACTTCACCACCACCGGGATCCTCATCCCGCACCTCACCGGCAGCGGCGAGACGGGCATGGCCCGCAACAGCGCGGCGACGGCGGTGATACTGATGCTGCTCGCGGCGGTCTTCGACCTCTTCGACGGGATCGTGGCCCGCAAGCTGCGCAGCTCGCCCATGGGCGCGGAGCTGGACAACCTGTCGGACCTGATCAGCTTCGGGCTGGCTCCGGCCTACTTCGTGCTCGTCTACGGCATGGTCGCCGTGGACGCGGACCAGAAGATGTCGGCGCTGGCGGCGATCGTGGTGCTGCTCGCGGTGGTGCTCCGCCTCGCGAGATTCAGCTGCGTGACGATGAAGGACGGCGTGTTCCAGGGCATGCCGAGCCCCTTCGGCGCGCTGACGGTCGTCTCGATCGTGCTGCTGGAGCTGCCGTTCATCCCGACGCTGCTGGCGATCATCGGTGTCGCCTGGCTGATGGTGAGCCGGGTCGAGTACCCCAAGCCGCGGGGTGTCCTCGCGGTGGCGATGCTGAGCTGGATCGTCGGGGCGATGGGCCTGCTGGCGGCCTGGGCCTTCGACGCGCCCGGCGGTCAGCTGCTGCTCCAGACGGGCTGCGCGCTGCAGATCGCCCTGGCGGCGACCATCCCGCTGTTCGCCACGACCCGCAAGGCCAACACCTTCCGGCACAACCGCCGCGAGGCGCGGGCCTCGCTCCGCTAG